Proteins encoded in a region of the Panicum hallii strain FIL2 chromosome 3, PHallii_v3.1, whole genome shotgun sequence genome:
- the LOC112884672 gene encoding uncharacterized protein LOC112884672, producing MASRKMIVLVAALLLVAVALEAAPRASAMDCKAGCAELKDSPLGGAADCEKKCAEIAATKGPQDPNKAAKWDIP from the coding sequence ATGGCCAGCAGGAAGATGATCGTCCTCGTGGCGGCGCtgctcctcgtcgccgtcgcgCTGGAGGCCGCCCCTCGGGCGAGCGCCATGGACTGCAAGGCCGGGTGCGCCGAGCTCAAGGACTCCCCGCTCGGCGGCGCCGCCGACTGCGAGAAGAAATGCGCGGAGATCGCCGCCACCAAGGGGCCCCAGGACCCCAACAAGGCGGCCAAGTGGGACATCCCGTAA
- the LOC112887579 gene encoding NDR1/HIN1-like protein 1 gives MSKDCGNHAEDDLRRSCRRLLALLLGLALIVAIIALIVYLVLRPTHPRFFLQDASLRQLDLSNGSSNLLSTTLQVTVASRNPNDRVGVYYDRLDVYASYKYQQITVAASLPPVYQGHGDVDVWSPVLAGPNVPFAPYLADALNQDCQAGYLILQVKIDGRVRWKVGSWISGHYHLFVTCPAFLVTNGGNGAPGASGFKFQTTTSCRVEV, from the coding sequence ATGAGCAAGGACTGCGGCAACCACGCCGAGGACGACCTCCGCCGCTCGTGCCGCCGCCTGCTCGCCCTCCTCCTGGGCCTGGCCCTCATCGTCGCCATCATCGCGCTCATCGTCTACCTCGTCCTCCGCCCCACGCACCCGCGCTTCTTCCTGCAGGACGCCTCGCTCCGCCAGCTCGACCTCTCCAACGGCTCCTCCAACCTCCTCTCCACCACGCTCCAGGTGACCGTCGCCTCGCGCAACCCCAACGACCGCGTCGGCGTCTACTACGACCGCCTCGACGTCTACGCCTCCTACAAGTACCAGCAGATCACCGTCGCCGCCTCGCTCCCGCCGGTGTACCAGGGCCACGGCGACGTCGACGTCTGGTCGCCCGTCCTCGCGGGGCCCAACGTGCCCTTCGCGCCCTACCTCGCCGACGCGCTCAACCAGGACTGCCAGGCGGGCTACCTCATCCTCCAGGTCAAGATCGACGGCCGCGTCAGGTGGAAGGTCGGCAGCTGGATCTCCGGGCACTACCACCTCTTCGTCACGTGCCCGGCCTTCCTCGTCACCAACGGCGGCAACGGCGCGCCGGGGGCCAGCGGATTCAAGTTCCAGACCACCACCTCCTGCCGCGTCGAGGTCTAG
- the LOC112884085 gene encoding exocyst complex component EXO70A1-like isoform X1, which translates to MERTGPGLPEGMEALSRQASALREALGRSEENTQGMVAALGSFDSRVSAIEASIRPAQVRTQAITMAHENIDRTIENAEAILAQFDIVRRAEAVILRGPHENLKIFLEAVDLLKGVVNFFSLNKNFKSCEGVLNQVNNLLTKSALKIEEEFRQLMGTYSKPIEPNHLFDCLLKHLMVSRRDSEAVGEQPSKSFETAIHPTLIPSGILPLLHDIACQLVQDGNQQSCYRIYRDARGSALELSLRNLGIEKLSKDDVERMQRVALQVNIGTWTQCMQITVKVLLAGERKICNQIFDGITFNKEQCFAELAKGSVMTLLSFGDTVARSKRSHENLFILLEMYGVMHELQSEVEVIFQGKFCSEMREAALNLTKSLAQVAQEILVDFEDAVVKDSSKTNMQNGTVHPFTFEVIKYVKSLLDYQSTLKILFQQPETGSETESQLAVVIMKIMQALQNNLNGKSKQYKDPALSHIFLMNNLHYMVTSVRRSQAKDILGDDWIQRHRKIVQQNANQYKRVAWARILQTLTIQATGGTGSSAPSDVSSSGVSRSMIKERFKSFNAQFEELHAIQSQWTIPDQELRDNLRLAVAEVFLPAYRSFINRFGNLVQREKNPHKHIKHSPEALEQLLGQFFQGQQVGEQKH; encoded by the exons ATGGAGCGGACGGGGCCAGGGCTGCCGGAGGGGATGGAGGCGCTGTCGCGGCAGGCGAGCGCGCTGCGGGAGGCTTTGGGGCGGAGCGAGGAGAACACGCAGGGCATGGTCGCCGCCCTCGGCTCCTTCGACAGCCGCGTCTCCGCGATCGAGGCCTCCATCCGCCCCGCCCAG GTGAGGACGCAGGCCATCACGATGGCGCACGAGAACATCGACAGGACCATCGAGAACGCCGAGGCCATCCTCGCACAGTTCGACATCGTCCGCCGG GCTGAAGCTGTGATATTGAGGGGTCCACATGAGAACCTGAAGATCTTCTTGGAGGCTGTGGATCTGCTGAAAGGTGTCGTCAACTTCTTTTCCTTGAACAAGAACTTTAAGAGCTGTGAAGGGGTTCTGAATCAAGTCAACAACCTCCTAACCAAGTCTGCTCTGAAGATTGAGGAGGAATTCAGGCAGTTAATGGGTACTTACAG CAAGCCTATTGAGCCCAATCATCTATTCGATTGCCTTCTAAAGCATCTGATGGTATCAAGACGCGACTCCGAAGCAGTTGGAGAGCAGCCATCTAAAAGCTTTGAAACTGCTATACACCCGACATTAATTCCTTCAGGAATATTACCACTTCTGCATGATATAGCTTGTCAGTTGGTTCAGGATGGAAATCAGCAGTCATGCTATAGAATTTACAG AGATGCACGTGGCTCGGCATTAGAACTGAGCCTTCGAAATCTGGGCATAGAAAAGCTAAGTAAAGATGATGTAGAAAGGATGCAGCGGGTGGCCTTACAAGTGAATATTGGAACCTGGACTCAGTGTATGCAAATTACG GTTAAAGTATTACTTGCTGGAGAAAGAAAAATCTGTAATCAGATTTTCGATGGTATCACTTTCAACAAGGAACAATGTTTCGCGGAACTGGCCAAAGGCAGTGTTATGACTCTTCTCAGCTTTGGTGATACTGTTGCTAGAAGTAAAAGGTCTCATGAAAATTTGTTTATACTGCTAGAGATGTATGGAGTAATGCATGAACTTCAGTCTGAG GTTGAAGTAATTTTTCAAGGAAAGTTTTGCTCTGAGATGAGGGAGGCTGCATTGAACCTGACAAAGAGCTTGGCACAGGTTGCCCAAGAAATTTTGGTTGATTTTGAGGACGCAGTTGTAAAGGATAGTTCAAAGACTAACATGCAGAATGGAACTGTCCATCCTTTTACATTCGAAGTGATTAAATATGTTAAATCCCTATTAGA TTACCAATCGACACTGAAAATACTATTTCAGCAACCTGAAACTGGCAGTGAGACTGAATCTCAGCTTGCAGTTGTTATCATGAAGATTATGCAGGCCCTTCAGAATAACTTGAATGGGAAATCTAAACAGTACAAGGATCCTGCATTGTCTCACATATTTCTTATGAATAACCTTCATTATATGGTTACGTCTGTTCGCAG ATCTCAAGCCAAGGATATACTCGGTGATGACTGGATTCAGAGGCACCGTAAGATTGTACAGCAAAATGCCAATCAGTACAAGAGGGTAGCATGGGCAAGG ATTCTTCAGACACTCACCATTCAAGCCACAGGTGGCACTGGTTCGTCAGCACCATCAGATGTTAGCAGCAGTGGAGTTTCAAGGAGTATGATCAAAGAACG GTTTAAGTCCTTCAATGCGCAATTTGAAGAGCTTCACGCAATTCAATCTCAATGgactatacctgatcaggaattGCGAGATAATCTGAGGCTTGCCGTAGCTGAAGTTTTCTTGCCCGCATATAGGTCTTTCATCAACCGTTTTGG GAATCTTGTTCAACGTGAGAAGAACCCACATAAGCACATCAAACACTCACCAGAAGCTTTGGAGCAGTTGTTGGGTCAGTTCTTCCAAGGACAGCAAGTTGGTGAACAAAAGCATTAA
- the LOC112884085 gene encoding exocyst complex component EXO70A1-like isoform X3 → MERTGPGLPEGMEALSRQASALREALGRSEENTQGMVAALGSFDSRVSAIEASIRPAQVRTQAITMAHENIDRTIENAEAILAQFDIVRRAEAVILRGPHENLKIFLEAVDLLKGVVNFFSLNKNFKSCEGVLNQVNNLLTKSALKIEEEFRQLMGTYSKPIEPNHLFDCLLKHLMVSRRDSEAVGEQPSKSFETAIHPTLIPSGILPLLHDIACQLVQDGNQQSCYRIYRDARGSALELSLRNLGIEKLSKDDVERMQRVALQVNIGTWTQCMQITVKVLLAGERKICNQIFDGITFNKEQCFAELAKGSVMTLLSFGDTVARSKRSHENLFILLEMYGVMHELQSEVEVIFQGKFCSEMREAALNLTKSLAQVAQEILVDFEDAVVKDSSKTNMQNGTVHPFTFEVIKYVKSLLDYQSTLKILFQQPETGSETESQLAVVIMKIMQALQNNLNGKSKQYKDPALSHIFLMNNLHYMVTSVRRSQAKDILGDDWIQRHRKIVQQNANQYKRVAWARVALVRQHHQMLAAVEFQGV, encoded by the exons ATGGAGCGGACGGGGCCAGGGCTGCCGGAGGGGATGGAGGCGCTGTCGCGGCAGGCGAGCGCGCTGCGGGAGGCTTTGGGGCGGAGCGAGGAGAACACGCAGGGCATGGTCGCCGCCCTCGGCTCCTTCGACAGCCGCGTCTCCGCGATCGAGGCCTCCATCCGCCCCGCCCAG GTGAGGACGCAGGCCATCACGATGGCGCACGAGAACATCGACAGGACCATCGAGAACGCCGAGGCCATCCTCGCACAGTTCGACATCGTCCGCCGG GCTGAAGCTGTGATATTGAGGGGTCCACATGAGAACCTGAAGATCTTCTTGGAGGCTGTGGATCTGCTGAAAGGTGTCGTCAACTTCTTTTCCTTGAACAAGAACTTTAAGAGCTGTGAAGGGGTTCTGAATCAAGTCAACAACCTCCTAACCAAGTCTGCTCTGAAGATTGAGGAGGAATTCAGGCAGTTAATGGGTACTTACAG CAAGCCTATTGAGCCCAATCATCTATTCGATTGCCTTCTAAAGCATCTGATGGTATCAAGACGCGACTCCGAAGCAGTTGGAGAGCAGCCATCTAAAAGCTTTGAAACTGCTATACACCCGACATTAATTCCTTCAGGAATATTACCACTTCTGCATGATATAGCTTGTCAGTTGGTTCAGGATGGAAATCAGCAGTCATGCTATAGAATTTACAG AGATGCACGTGGCTCGGCATTAGAACTGAGCCTTCGAAATCTGGGCATAGAAAAGCTAAGTAAAGATGATGTAGAAAGGATGCAGCGGGTGGCCTTACAAGTGAATATTGGAACCTGGACTCAGTGTATGCAAATTACG GTTAAAGTATTACTTGCTGGAGAAAGAAAAATCTGTAATCAGATTTTCGATGGTATCACTTTCAACAAGGAACAATGTTTCGCGGAACTGGCCAAAGGCAGTGTTATGACTCTTCTCAGCTTTGGTGATACTGTTGCTAGAAGTAAAAGGTCTCATGAAAATTTGTTTATACTGCTAGAGATGTATGGAGTAATGCATGAACTTCAGTCTGAG GTTGAAGTAATTTTTCAAGGAAAGTTTTGCTCTGAGATGAGGGAGGCTGCATTGAACCTGACAAAGAGCTTGGCACAGGTTGCCCAAGAAATTTTGGTTGATTTTGAGGACGCAGTTGTAAAGGATAGTTCAAAGACTAACATGCAGAATGGAACTGTCCATCCTTTTACATTCGAAGTGATTAAATATGTTAAATCCCTATTAGA TTACCAATCGACACTGAAAATACTATTTCAGCAACCTGAAACTGGCAGTGAGACTGAATCTCAGCTTGCAGTTGTTATCATGAAGATTATGCAGGCCCTTCAGAATAACTTGAATGGGAAATCTAAACAGTACAAGGATCCTGCATTGTCTCACATATTTCTTATGAATAACCTTCATTATATGGTTACGTCTGTTCGCAG ATCTCAAGCCAAGGATATACTCGGTGATGACTGGATTCAGAGGCACCGTAAGATTGTACAGCAAAATGCCAATCAGTACAAGAGGGTAGCATGGGCAAGG GTGGCACTGGTTCGTCAGCACCATCAGATGTTAGCAGCAGTGGAGTTTCAAGGAGTATGA
- the LOC112884085 gene encoding exocyst complex component EXO70A1-like isoform X2 — MERTGPGLPEGMEALSRQASALREALGRSEENTQGMVAALGSFDSRVSAIEASIRPAQVRTQAITMAHENIDRTIENAEAILAQFDIVRRAEAVILRGPHENLKIFLEAVDLLKGVVNFFSLNKNFKSCEGVLNQVNNLLTKSALKIEEEFRQLMGTYSKPIEPNHLFDCLLKHLMVSRRDSEAVGEQPSKSFETAIHPTLIPSGILPLLHDIACQLVQDGNQQSCYRIYRDARGSALELSLRNLGIEKLSKDDVERMQRVALQVNIGTWTQCMQITVKVLLAGERKICNQIFDGITFNKEQCFAELAKGSVMTLLSFGDTVARSKRSHENLFILLEMYGVMHELQSEVEVIFQGKFCSEMREAALNLTKSLAQVAQEILVDFEDAVVKDSSKTNMQNGTVHPFTFEVIKYVKSLLDYQSTLKILFQQPETGSETESQLAVVIMKIMQALQNNLNGKSKQYKDPALSHIFLMNNLHYMVTSVRRSQAKDILGDDWIQRHRKIVQQNANQYKRVAWARASVALVRQHHQMLAAVEFQGV; from the exons ATGGAGCGGACGGGGCCAGGGCTGCCGGAGGGGATGGAGGCGCTGTCGCGGCAGGCGAGCGCGCTGCGGGAGGCTTTGGGGCGGAGCGAGGAGAACACGCAGGGCATGGTCGCCGCCCTCGGCTCCTTCGACAGCCGCGTCTCCGCGATCGAGGCCTCCATCCGCCCCGCCCAG GTGAGGACGCAGGCCATCACGATGGCGCACGAGAACATCGACAGGACCATCGAGAACGCCGAGGCCATCCTCGCACAGTTCGACATCGTCCGCCGG GCTGAAGCTGTGATATTGAGGGGTCCACATGAGAACCTGAAGATCTTCTTGGAGGCTGTGGATCTGCTGAAAGGTGTCGTCAACTTCTTTTCCTTGAACAAGAACTTTAAGAGCTGTGAAGGGGTTCTGAATCAAGTCAACAACCTCCTAACCAAGTCTGCTCTGAAGATTGAGGAGGAATTCAGGCAGTTAATGGGTACTTACAG CAAGCCTATTGAGCCCAATCATCTATTCGATTGCCTTCTAAAGCATCTGATGGTATCAAGACGCGACTCCGAAGCAGTTGGAGAGCAGCCATCTAAAAGCTTTGAAACTGCTATACACCCGACATTAATTCCTTCAGGAATATTACCACTTCTGCATGATATAGCTTGTCAGTTGGTTCAGGATGGAAATCAGCAGTCATGCTATAGAATTTACAG AGATGCACGTGGCTCGGCATTAGAACTGAGCCTTCGAAATCTGGGCATAGAAAAGCTAAGTAAAGATGATGTAGAAAGGATGCAGCGGGTGGCCTTACAAGTGAATATTGGAACCTGGACTCAGTGTATGCAAATTACG GTTAAAGTATTACTTGCTGGAGAAAGAAAAATCTGTAATCAGATTTTCGATGGTATCACTTTCAACAAGGAACAATGTTTCGCGGAACTGGCCAAAGGCAGTGTTATGACTCTTCTCAGCTTTGGTGATACTGTTGCTAGAAGTAAAAGGTCTCATGAAAATTTGTTTATACTGCTAGAGATGTATGGAGTAATGCATGAACTTCAGTCTGAG GTTGAAGTAATTTTTCAAGGAAAGTTTTGCTCTGAGATGAGGGAGGCTGCATTGAACCTGACAAAGAGCTTGGCACAGGTTGCCCAAGAAATTTTGGTTGATTTTGAGGACGCAGTTGTAAAGGATAGTTCAAAGACTAACATGCAGAATGGAACTGTCCATCCTTTTACATTCGAAGTGATTAAATATGTTAAATCCCTATTAGA TTACCAATCGACACTGAAAATACTATTTCAGCAACCTGAAACTGGCAGTGAGACTGAATCTCAGCTTGCAGTTGTTATCATGAAGATTATGCAGGCCCTTCAGAATAACTTGAATGGGAAATCTAAACAGTACAAGGATCCTGCATTGTCTCACATATTTCTTATGAATAACCTTCATTATATGGTTACGTCTGTTCGCAG ATCTCAAGCCAAGGATATACTCGGTGATGACTGGATTCAGAGGCACCGTAAGATTGTACAGCAAAATGCCAATCAGTACAAGAGGGTAGCATGGGCAAGGGCAAGT GTGGCACTGGTTCGTCAGCACCATCAGATGTTAGCAGCAGTGGAGTTTCAAGGAGTATGA
- the LOC112887279 gene encoding ena/VASP-like protein: MVRRSPLRAAMVAGRGTLWLALLVVAVVSASSSGEAASGQPAAPTGPDTNVLCVSKCGTCPTVCSSPPPPPSPSDAGDTTTPPTPKSSGSGGSSPPPGQSKGGRPSNYYYFFTAAGSRSSCAGASVYALVFLALVSAVASLQ; encoded by the coding sequence ATGGTGAGGAGGTCTCCGCTTCGCGCAGCGATGGTGGCCGGAAGAGGGACGCTGTGGCTGGCGCTGCTGGTGGTCGCGGTCGTGTCGGCGTCCTCCAGCGGCGAGGCCGCGAGCGGCCAGCCGGCGGCGCCGACAGGGCCGGACACGAACGTGCTGTGCGTGAGCAAGTGCGGGACGTGCCCGACGGTGTGCTCGtcacccccgccgccgccctcgccgtcggaCGCGGGGGACACCACCACGCCGCCGACGCCGAagagcagcggcagcggcgggtcctcgccgccgccgggacaGAGCAAGGGCGGGCGGCCCAGCAACTACTACTACTTCTTCACCGCCGCGGGGAGCCGGAGCAGCTGCGCCGGGGCGAGCGTCTACGCGCTGGTGTTCCTTGCCTTGGTTTCCGCGGTCGCTAGCTTGCAGTGA
- the LOC112884398 gene encoding ran-binding protein 9-like: MADCFPPEADDLHRRWLPREIFADIGIVDTEPVSDAPPEAAGVEELAAQLAGILGGGSKMCPLPPPPPPLPPSVAAPRHGAQVCGLEGSAVSACGGTNGVGGAAAMAWPFVPYPPAQWQGGSNLVNLGGVLDYYYSSFPPAPPCPVPPPANLRGGTGVFIPRTACAFPPAKGGMATSAWPGTATGTGAGRPATGRKQEWQQNETPTPTTRQQVVKPQQAAVPACARPELTLPQDWSYR, from the exons ATGGCGGACTGCTTCCCGCCCGAGGCCGACGACCTCCACCGCCGCTGGCTGCCCCGGGAGATCTTCGCCGACATTGGCATCGTCGACACCGAGCCCGTCTCTGACGCCCCGCCCGAGGCCGCCGGCGTGGAGGAGCTCGCGGCGCAGCTCGCCGGCATCCTCGGCGGCGGGAGCAAGATGTGCCCGcttcctccgcccccgccgcccctcccgccgTCCGTCGCCGCCCCGCGCCACGGCGCGCAG GTCTGCGGGCTGGAAGGGAGCGCCGTGTCGGCCTGCGGCGGGACCAATGgcgtcggcggcgcggcggcgatggcgtggCCCTTCGTGCCGTACCCCCCGGCGCAGTGGCAG GGCGGGAGCAACCTGGTGAACCTGGGCGGCGTTCTGGACTACTACTACTCGTCGttccccccggcgccgccgtgccccgtcCCGCCGCCGGCGAACCTGCGCGGCGGTACCGGCGTGTTCATCCCGCGCACCGCCTGCGCTTTCCCCCCGGCCAAAG GTGGGATGGCGACAAGCGCGTGGCCTGGCACTGCCACTGGGACCGGGGCGGGCAGGCCGGCAACGGGGAGGAAGCAGGAATGGCAGCAGAACgagacgccgacgccgacgacgCGGCAGCAGGTGGTGAAGCCGCAGCAGGCGGCGGTGCCCGCCTGCGCGCGGCCGGAGCTGACGCTGCCCCAGGATTGGAGCTACCGCTGA